From Bifidobacterium longum subsp. longum JCM 1217, one genomic window encodes:
- a CDS encoding ribokinase yields the protein MSASCLDLLDHLHGSVSVVGSMNVDYTVVTERLPKPGETVNGGPLTLLPGGKSANQASAAARIGAQVRMFGAVGEDANADFLLEHLRDAGVDTSHIAAVAGPSGTTVITVDANGENTIVYSAGSNGEVSVDYVRQSSDALVAADVLGLCLESPMETVTACARLCHDAGLKVLLNDSPFVAELPAELIEASDILLVNEHEMAQLLDIAEPDDDDWDGLDWSDVARQMHDFGFNQAVITLGGDGSVVIDGDDIYRIAPVAVAAIDTTGCGDAFMGTVLAGLASGHALADSAQLASYVSAYAATGVGAQASYGTAAQIRERFGAK from the coding sequence ATGTCAGCATCATGTCTTGACTTGCTCGACCACCTGCACGGCAGTGTGTCCGTGGTCGGATCAATGAATGTTGATTACACGGTCGTTACTGAGCGGTTGCCGAAACCGGGAGAGACCGTCAACGGTGGCCCGCTGACCTTATTGCCGGGAGGCAAATCAGCGAATCAGGCGTCGGCGGCTGCGCGAATTGGAGCGCAGGTGCGGATGTTTGGTGCAGTCGGGGAAGATGCCAATGCGGATTTTCTGCTGGAGCATTTGCGCGATGCTGGTGTGGATACTTCGCATATCGCTGCCGTTGCAGGTCCCAGTGGCACTACGGTAATTACCGTGGACGCGAATGGTGAGAACACCATCGTATATTCGGCTGGTTCCAATGGTGAGGTGTCTGTCGACTATGTGCGCCAGTCATCTGACGCATTGGTTGCCGCCGATGTGCTGGGACTGTGTTTGGAGAGTCCGATGGAAACGGTCACGGCATGCGCTCGCCTCTGCCATGATGCCGGGCTCAAGGTATTGCTCAACGATTCGCCATTCGTTGCTGAACTACCCGCTGAACTTATCGAGGCTTCGGACATTCTGCTGGTCAATGAACATGAAATGGCACAGCTGCTGGACATCGCCGAGCCTGACGATGACGATTGGGATGGACTGGACTGGTCTGATGTGGCGCGGCAGATGCATGACTTCGGCTTTAATCAGGCGGTAATTACGCTTGGCGGGGATGGGTCGGTGGTCATCGATGGTGATGATATCTATCGTATTGCGCCAGTTGCGGTTGCGGCCATCGACACTACCGGGTGCGGAGATGCCTTTATGGGCACGGTTCTGGCCGGACTTGCCTCGGGTCATGCGTTGGCGGACAGCGCGCAGTTGGCCTCGTACGTTTCCGCGTACGCCGCGACTGGGGTCGGTGCGCAAGCCTCTTATGGTACTGCCGCTCAGATTCGTGAGCGGTTTGGTGCGAAGTAA